One stretch of Candidatus Sulfotelmatobacter sp. DNA includes these proteins:
- a CDS encoding YdeI/OmpD-associated family protein → MKDAIVGKQLSFEATLENWVEGMDYCAVPVPAKITEALGTYAAVAVMARLNDSAPFRVSLFPVGGGRHYIRIKAKVRKETGTKTGETVHLRITVIDQAALTYPSDLLSALRAQGATKAFNALPPGRRDFIARRIEEAVKPETRRKRIDAAVAEVQRTRPTRTGRAK, encoded by the coding sequence GTGAAAGACGCAATCGTAGGCAAACAGTTGTCCTTCGAAGCCACGCTCGAGAACTGGGTGGAAGGAATGGACTATTGCGCCGTTCCGGTTCCGGCCAAGATTACCGAAGCGCTCGGGACGTACGCCGCCGTAGCCGTTATGGCTCGTCTCAACGACTCCGCGCCGTTCAGAGTAAGCCTCTTTCCCGTCGGCGGCGGTCGGCATTATATCCGCATCAAAGCCAAGGTTCGAAAAGAGACCGGAACCAAAACCGGCGAGACGGTGCACCTGCGAATCACCGTCATCGACCAGGCAGCCCTGACGTACCCGTCCGATTTGCTCTCGGCACTGCGGGCGCAAGGAGCCACCAAGGCGTTCAACGCCCTCCCGCCCGGCCGGCGCGACTTCATCGCCCGACGCATCGAGGAGGCGGTGAAACCCGAAACGCGCCGGAAGCGGATTGACGCTGCCGTTGCGGAGGTTCAGCGAACGAGACCGACGCGTACGGGCCGCGCAAAGTGA
- a CDS encoding SpoIIE family protein phosphatase produces the protein MSRLVVLFANRENKSLLAQFLVPRYEVVFDLPVSDDHEDEIDIDLIITDGLSLKDAASRIAALRHQSDPVLIPVLLMSDRQSVGTMSKDLWRVVDDVVLRPLEKREMRTRVESLVRARRLSQRLQSMSHAYRHERRVAQRFQKAALPRALPKVPGLTFGAFYRPGMDEAQIGGDWYDALRLPDGRVLFSIGDVCGSGLDAAVAMASVRQVFRGAAHINPDPGMLLDAAHRTLHAENPESLVTAFVAIFDPVTALLIYASAGHPRPLLRTPDGGVVELECSGGPLGLPFDVERTVHETSMPIGSLLVLYTDGLTEADRDPIGGEEALRRALQDAEVIAAPNVALAIHDAIIREASPDDVAVLTVAHVERTLASERLVHWSFDSRDPDAFRDVREEFMAELVKGKLPVDAVSNAELVFAELIGNVVRYAPKWVDVTLDWSGPAPVLHVLDGGPGFRYLPKLPDNPLSETGRGLFIVARLADDFYVTKRPHGGSHARAVLSAASDAAGLARAGRA, from the coding sequence GTGAGCCGTCTCGTCGTCCTTTTCGCGAATCGCGAGAACAAGAGTCTTCTGGCGCAGTTCCTGGTGCCACGCTACGAGGTCGTGTTCGACCTGCCCGTCTCCGACGATCACGAGGACGAGATCGACATCGATCTCATCATCACCGACGGTCTCTCGCTCAAGGACGCGGCCTCGCGCATCGCCGCCCTGCGGCACCAGAGCGATCCCGTGCTGATTCCGGTGCTCCTGATGAGCGACCGCCAGAGCGTCGGAACGATGTCCAAGGATCTGTGGCGCGTCGTCGACGACGTCGTGCTGCGGCCGCTCGAGAAGCGTGAGATGCGCACGCGCGTCGAGAGCCTCGTTCGCGCGCGCCGGCTCTCGCAGCGCTTGCAGTCGATGTCGCATGCCTACCGCCACGAGAGGCGCGTCGCTCAGCGCTTCCAGAAGGCGGCGCTGCCGCGGGCGCTTCCTAAGGTCCCGGGGCTGACCTTCGGCGCCTTCTACCGCCCGGGGATGGACGAAGCGCAGATCGGCGGCGATTGGTACGACGCGCTGCGCCTTCCCGACGGACGCGTCCTGTTCTCGATCGGCGACGTGTGCGGTTCGGGCCTCGACGCCGCGGTCGCGATGGCGAGCGTGCGCCAAGTTTTCCGCGGGGCCGCGCACATCAACCCCGATCCTGGGATGCTGCTCGACGCCGCGCACCGTACGTTGCACGCCGAAAACCCCGAGAGCCTCGTCACGGCGTTCGTCGCGATCTTCGACCCGGTCACGGCGCTCCTCATCTACGCCTCGGCCGGACATCCGCGCCCGCTCCTGCGGACGCCGGACGGCGGCGTGGTCGAGCTGGAATGCTCCGGTGGCCCGCTGGGCCTTCCGTTCGACGTCGAGAGGACCGTGCACGAGACCAGCATGCCGATCGGATCGCTGCTCGTGCTCTACACCGACGGATTGACCGAAGCGGATCGCGACCCGATCGGCGGCGAAGAGGCACTTCGCCGGGCGCTGCAAGACGCGGAAGTCATCGCCGCCCCCAACGTCGCGCTCGCGATTCACGACGCGATCATCCGCGAGGCTTCGCCCGACGACGTCGCGGTCCTCACCGTTGCACACGTCGAGCGCACGCTGGCCAGCGAACGGCTCGTGCACTGGTCGTTCGATTCGCGCGACCCGGACGCGTTCCGCGACGTACGTGAGGAGTTCATGGCGGAGCTGGTCAAAGGCAAGCTCCCGGTGGACGCCGTTTCCAATGCCGAGCTCGTATTCGCCGAATTGATCGGCAACGTCGTGCGTTACGCGCCGAAATGGGTCGACGTGACCCTCGACTGGAGCGGTCCGGCCCCCGTGCTCCACGTACTCGACGGCGGCCCCGGTTTTCGGTACCTCCCGAAATTGCCGGACAACCCGCTCAGCGAGACCGGCCGCGGTCTCTTCATCGTCGCGCGCTTGGCCGACGACTTTTACGTCACGAAACGGCCGCACGGCGGCAGCCACGCGCGCGCGGTCCTCAGCGCGGCTTCCGACGCGGCCGGGCTGGCCCGCGCCGGCCGCGCCTAG
- a CDS encoding tautomerase family protein, with the protein MPLIQVSVIKGVFSPEQKTQMISRLTDAMVSIEGENMRGVTWVKVDEIESGDWGIGGQALTTEAVKALAAGKTPASVG; encoded by the coding sequence ATGCCGCTCATTCAGGTAAGCGTGATCAAGGGCGTGTTTTCGCCCGAGCAAAAGACACAGATGATCTCGCGTTTGACCGACGCGATGGTATCGATCGAGGGTGAGAACATGCGCGGCGTCACGTGGGTGAAGGTCGACGAGATCGAGAGTGGTGACTGGGGTATCGGCGGGCAGGCGCTCACGACCGAGGCTGTCAAGGCGCTCGCTGCCGGAAAGACGCCCGCCAGCGTCGGGTGA
- a CDS encoding LytTR family DNA-binding domain-containing protein has protein sequence MSDALRVLIVDDEPLARRGIALRLGRFADIEIVGECGDGKAAVEAILNLTPDLVFLDIEMPVMNGFDVLGALPAERVPAIIFLTAYEQHAVRAFEVHALDYLLKPVDDERFAASIRSARRLLDSATQMQIAARILGMLGERPKQYASHFAVRTGSRIQIVLVEEIEWIAASGDYTELHVRGRSHLLREAMNSLERKLDPVTFLRIHRSRIVQVRCITELRSIDNGEYSVTLSDGSEHRSSRTYAKRLDSWLNGFQRG, from the coding sequence ATGAGCGACGCCTTGCGCGTCTTGATCGTCGACGACGAGCCGCTCGCGCGGCGCGGCATCGCATTACGGCTTGGTCGATTCGCCGACATCGAGATCGTCGGCGAGTGTGGCGACGGCAAAGCAGCGGTTGAGGCGATCCTCAACCTCACTCCCGACCTGGTGTTTCTCGACATCGAGATGCCGGTAATGAATGGGTTCGACGTACTCGGGGCATTGCCCGCGGAGCGAGTGCCCGCGATCATCTTTCTGACCGCCTATGAACAGCATGCGGTGCGTGCGTTCGAGGTGCATGCTCTGGACTATCTCCTCAAGCCGGTGGACGACGAACGCTTCGCGGCCTCGATCCGCAGCGCGCGGCGCTTACTCGATTCCGCGACTCAGATGCAGATCGCCGCGCGGATCCTCGGCATGCTCGGGGAGCGCCCGAAGCAGTATGCTTCTCATTTCGCCGTCCGGACGGGATCGCGAATTCAGATCGTGCTGGTTGAAGAGATCGAATGGATAGCAGCGTCCGGAGACTACACGGAGCTGCACGTCAGGGGCCGTTCGCATCTCTTACGGGAAGCGATGAACTCACTTGAAAGGAAGCTGGATCCCGTGACGTTCTTGCGGATTCACCGCTCTCGAATAGTCCAGGTCCGCTGTATCACGGAACTGCGAAGCATCGATAACGGGGAGTATTCCGTAACGCTCTCCGACGGGTCCGAGCACCGTTCCAGTCGGACGTACGCGAAGCGGCTCGACTCCTGGCTGAACGGCTTCCAACGCGGATAG
- a CDS encoding histidine kinase, translating into MSAEVKLRSAELPGFWTLQAAGWGCMALSALIADLPSLANVHVLRYSGSFLVWTFAASCCLRFPCRSLAGRGLSWIALEGRAFFLCAFAGLISGYLAEVTGRGYPLDWYEWVARSVQSAFILFVWCSLYFSIKTWRQVTRERERLLRAEGEARDARLSALRYQLNPHFLFNALNAVSTLVLEGDSAAATRMLAQIGDFLRTMLDTETKLEVPLSDEVAFVEQYLAIEQTRLGSRLRTNVSISADTLDALVPSMLLQPLVENAVRHGVAPCLEGGGIEIRSRRDGIQLKLAIRNSGAADQGMLQRRLTTGIGLSNTTERLKTLYPDSHGFSLEWLALGGCEVRIELPFRKAETT; encoded by the coding sequence TTGAGCGCTGAAGTGAAACTGCGTTCCGCGGAGCTTCCCGGCTTTTGGACGCTGCAGGCGGCGGGGTGGGGTTGTATGGCCCTGTCGGCGCTTATTGCCGACCTGCCATCGCTCGCAAATGTTCACGTGCTGCGGTACAGCGGTTCGTTTCTGGTCTGGACGTTTGCCGCTAGCTGCTGCCTGCGATTTCCATGCAGGTCTCTCGCGGGACGCGGCCTATCGTGGATCGCCCTCGAAGGACGAGCATTTTTCTTGTGCGCGTTTGCCGGCTTGATCAGCGGATATCTCGCTGAAGTGACAGGGCGTGGCTATCCTCTCGATTGGTACGAATGGGTCGCAAGGTCCGTCCAAAGCGCGTTCATTCTCTTCGTCTGGTGCAGTCTCTACTTCAGCATCAAGACGTGGCGGCAAGTCACGCGAGAACGGGAGCGGCTTCTTCGAGCGGAGGGCGAGGCTCGCGACGCCAGGCTGAGCGCGCTGCGCTACCAACTCAATCCGCATTTTCTCTTCAACGCGCTTAACGCAGTATCGACGCTGGTCCTCGAAGGGGATTCCGCCGCCGCCACCCGTATGCTCGCGCAAATCGGCGATTTCTTGCGGACGATGTTGGATACGGAAACCAAACTCGAGGTACCGCTGTCCGACGAGGTCGCTTTCGTCGAGCAATATTTGGCAATCGAGCAGACACGTCTTGGATCTCGCCTTCGTACCAACGTCTCCATTTCTGCCGACACCTTGGACGCGCTGGTGCCTAGCATGCTGCTCCAGCCATTGGTCGAGAATGCCGTTCGCCACGGCGTCGCACCCTGTCTCGAAGGGGGAGGGATCGAAATTCGCAGCCGGCGCGACGGCATTCAGTTGAAACTCGCCATTCGAAACTCCGGAGCAGCCGATCAAGGGATGTTGCAGCGCCGCCTCACGACGGGAATCGGACTCAGCAATACCACCGAGCGGCTGAAGACATTGTATCCGGATAGCCACGGATTTTCGTTGGAGTGGCTGGCGCTCGGGGGCTGCGAGGTGCGCATCGAGCTTCCGTTCCGCAAAGCCGAGACGACATGA
- a CDS encoding winged helix-turn-helix domain-containing protein has product MIATEGRRDDLPFVGRDEELAFLDRLTRAAVPSICFVTGIGGIGKSGLLDAFARRSRGAGAAVVRIDCRLVEPTERGFYRELSRAAGGEIASCEDAAQRLGALGNVMLVLDDIDALRLLDTWLRRRFVPSLPLNVHVVFSGRDPPLSAWLQMPWRGAFLNLELTPLADSDAVALLTAAGIEPAQAVRVNRIARGHPLALTLAAITLQNADDPALEEVAFHRIIDELARRHLAEIRDPVTRRAIEAAALVRSVTVPLLGAMMPDVAPSDAYERLRALPLMRLSRDGLKLHDTVRDAIARELRSADPQRYLVLRRAAWSRLTRELRTAPASELWRYTADLLYLLENPVVREAFFPSGAQRYAVEPARASDRVAIVAITERHEGPSMARTVAAWWEHGADAFSVARDHDGEVVGYYVMFDAARLETMPADPDPVLAQWAAHVVANPVAPGERILFLRRWLSLVDGEAPCAVQAACWLDIKRAYMAYRPHLRRVYLALRDVGPYAAAATELGFTVLDECATTIAGDRYSTAMLDFGPSSVDGWFASLVAAELGIATNTLLDVGSRALLVGSRRVPLTRREFDTLHCLVQRTGDVVHREKLLAEVWGDDADVASNVVDVVVRSLRKKLAERAHVIETVSGIGYRLHEEPVLEAPVKAEGNSL; this is encoded by the coding sequence GTGATCGCGACCGAGGGACGCCGCGACGATCTTCCGTTCGTCGGGCGTGACGAAGAGCTGGCGTTCCTCGATCGCTTGACGCGTGCAGCGGTCCCGTCGATCTGTTTCGTCACCGGCATCGGCGGGATCGGAAAGTCGGGCCTGCTCGACGCATTTGCGCGACGTAGCAGGGGCGCCGGCGCAGCGGTCGTGCGCATTGACTGCCGGCTGGTCGAGCCGACGGAGCGGGGCTTCTATCGGGAGCTCAGCCGCGCCGCGGGCGGCGAGATCGCTTCGTGCGAGGACGCCGCGCAGCGGCTCGGCGCGCTCGGGAACGTCATGCTCGTGCTGGACGACATCGATGCGTTGCGGCTGCTCGATACGTGGCTGCGCCGCCGCTTCGTGCCCAGCTTGCCATTGAACGTTCACGTCGTCTTCAGCGGCCGCGACCCGCCGCTCTCGGCGTGGCTGCAGATGCCGTGGCGCGGCGCCTTCCTGAACCTCGAACTGACGCCCCTCGCCGATAGCGACGCGGTGGCGTTGCTGACCGCCGCCGGCATCGAGCCCGCGCAAGCCGTCCGCGTCAACCGCATCGCTCGCGGCCACCCGCTCGCCTTGACGCTCGCCGCCATCACGCTGCAGAACGCCGACGACCCCGCACTCGAAGAGGTCGCGTTTCACCGCATCATCGATGAGCTGGCGCGACGGCATCTGGCCGAGATCCGGGATCCGGTCACCCGTCGTGCGATCGAGGCGGCGGCACTCGTGCGATCCGTCACGGTGCCGCTGCTCGGTGCGATGATGCCGGACGTCGCGCCCAGCGATGCCTACGAGCGCCTCCGCGCGCTGCCGCTCATGCGGCTCTCCCGGGACGGCCTCAAGCTGCACGATACGGTACGTGACGCGATCGCGCGCGAGCTGCGCTCCGCGGATCCACAGCGGTACCTCGTGCTTCGCCGTGCCGCTTGGAGCCGCTTGACGCGCGAGCTGCGCACGGCGCCGGCGTCGGAGCTTTGGCGATACACTGCCGATCTGCTCTATCTGCTCGAGAATCCCGTCGTGCGTGAGGCCTTCTTCCCGTCCGGCGCGCAGCGCTACGCGGTCGAGCCCGCTCGCGCGTCCGACCGGGTCGCGATCGTCGCCATCACCGAACGCCACGAGGGCCCTTCGATGGCACGGACAGTCGCCGCGTGGTGGGAGCACGGCGCCGATGCGTTCAGCGTCGCGCGCGACCACGACGGCGAGGTGGTCGGCTACTACGTGATGTTCGATGCCGCACGTCTGGAGACGATGCCGGCCGACCCCGACCCGGTGCTGGCCCAATGGGCTGCGCACGTGGTCGCGAATCCGGTCGCGCCCGGCGAACGAATCCTGTTCTTGCGTCGCTGGCTGTCACTGGTCGACGGCGAGGCGCCGTGCGCCGTCCAGGCCGCGTGCTGGCTCGACATCAAGCGCGCCTACATGGCGTATCGCCCGCATCTGCGGCGCGTCTACCTCGCACTGCGCGACGTGGGCCCGTACGCCGCGGCAGCGACCGAGCTCGGCTTCACCGTCCTGGACGAGTGCGCGACGACGATCGCCGGCGATCGCTACTCCACCGCGATGCTCGACTTCGGCCCCAGCTCGGTCGATGGGTGGTTCGCAAGCCTCGTCGCCGCCGAGCTCGGCATCGCGACGAACACGTTGCTCGACGTCGGCTCCCGTGCGTTGCTCGTCGGATCGCGGCGCGTCCCGCTGACGCGTCGCGAGTTCGACACGCTGCACTGCCTGGTCCAGCGCACGGGCGACGTCGTGCACCGCGAGAAGCTCCTCGCGGAGGTGTGGGGCGACGACGCCGACGTCGCCAGCAACGTCGTCGACGTGGTGGTGCGCTCGCTGCGCAAGAAGCTCGCCGAACGCGCGCACGTCATCGAAACCGTCTCCGGCATCGGCTACCGCCTCCACGAGGAGCCGGTGCTCGAAGCGCCCGTCAAGGCCGAGGGCAACTCTTTGTGA
- a CDS encoding ATPase domain-containing protein produces the protein MTQTLPVRVATGIAGLDEVLHGGYIEGRTYLLSGPPGGGKTTLGWHFLCAGAAAGEAVLFITFGEPEADLVKNAGYLGFDSAGVRFCDLSPSSDLFENVRSYDIFSPSEVELEPTTARIIEAVEQTKPRRVFVDSMTALRYLSKDAQEFRRQTLAFLRYIKERGACVLMTSESSAELPDDDLRFLSDGVIELAPSERARSLTVAKFRGSDYRAGAHTLRLSGHGAAVFPRLLPEAHHEPYTSGTLSWGIAELDTLTHGGIERGTVTLITGPSGVGKTTLAAQFMKEAATRGERSVIYTFDERAETLTERCEGVNIPVTEMIARGTLSVVPVEALRFSPDEFANMVRRDVEQHHTRIVMIDSISGYRLSVSEHDLNERLHALCRYLQNVGVTVLLINELPNISDIGITHIGITYLADNVVLLRYVERRTSSGAEIGRALGVLKKRLSDFEKELRYFEMTPHGVSIGQPLAHLGGMLGETHDLNNRVAV, from the coding sequence GTGACGCAAACGCTGCCGGTACGTGTCGCGACGGGAATCGCGGGCCTGGACGAAGTGCTACACGGGGGTTACATCGAGGGACGCACCTATCTCCTGAGCGGCCCCCCCGGTGGCGGCAAGACCACGCTCGGTTGGCATTTCCTGTGCGCCGGCGCGGCCGCCGGAGAAGCGGTGCTCTTCATCACCTTCGGTGAGCCGGAAGCGGACCTGGTGAAGAACGCCGGCTACCTCGGTTTCGACAGCGCCGGCGTGCGATTCTGCGATCTGAGCCCGTCGTCGGATCTGTTCGAGAACGTGCGCAGCTATGACATCTTCTCGCCGTCCGAAGTCGAGCTCGAGCCGACGACCGCGCGAATCATCGAGGCCGTCGAGCAGACGAAGCCGCGACGCGTGTTCGTGGATTCGATGACCGCGCTGCGCTATCTCTCCAAGGACGCGCAGGAGTTCCGCCGCCAGACGCTCGCGTTTCTGCGCTACATCAAGGAACGCGGTGCGTGCGTGCTCATGACCTCGGAGTCCAGCGCCGAGCTCCCCGACGACGATCTGCGGTTTCTCTCCGACGGCGTGATCGAGTTGGCGCCCAGCGAGCGAGCGCGCTCGCTGACGGTCGCGAAGTTTCGCGGCTCCGACTATCGTGCCGGGGCGCACACGCTGCGCTTGAGCGGGCACGGCGCGGCGGTTTTCCCACGCCTGCTGCCCGAGGCTCACCATGAGCCGTACACGAGCGGCACGCTCTCGTGGGGCATCGCCGAGCTCGACACGCTCACGCACGGCGGAATCGAACGGGGGACCGTCACGCTGATCACCGGACCGAGCGGCGTCGGCAAGACCACCCTGGCCGCGCAATTCATGAAGGAAGCCGCAACGCGCGGAGAGCGGTCGGTCATCTACACCTTCGACGAACGCGCCGAGACGCTCACCGAGCGTTGTGAGGGCGTCAACATTCCGGTCACCGAGATGATCGCGCGAGGAACGCTCTCCGTGGTGCCCGTCGAGGCGCTTCGCTTCTCCCCGGACGAGTTCGCGAATATGGTGCGCCGTGACGTCGAGCAGCATCACACCAGAATCGTCATGATCGACAGCATCAGCGGATATCGCCTCTCGGTCTCCGAGCACGATCTGAATGAACGGCTCCATGCGCTCTGCCGCTACTTGCAGAACGTCGGCGTGACCGTGTTGCTGATCAACGAGCTGCCGAACATCTCCGACATCGGCATCACGCACATCGGTATCACCTACCTGGCGGACAACGTCGTCCTGTTGCGTTACGTCGAGCGCAGAACGTCATCGGGCGCGGAGATCGGCCGCGCGCTGGGCGTTCTCAAGAAGCGATTGAGCGACTTCGAGAAGGAGCTACGCTATTTCGAGATGACCCCGCACGGCGTCAGCATCGGACAGCCGCTCGCACATCTCGGCGGCATGCTCGGTGAAACACACGACCTCAACAATCGCGTCGCCGTGTAA
- a CDS encoding nuclear transport factor 2 family protein encodes MASRAATNDFMALIIASLVLVLSPAAAARATVPQPSAKSALSAEESINQALLNSDADALETLLADGWIVVSGFGGIGERKDFIAYVRAGDFTRSKMILSDPRVRLYGNTALVTTHLNAAGRSIKERNGQIVSDCFDVKERQTDVLVWKNGSWKSVLLHETVIPGTLRRTVIPGRTARCTVAPGGSLQRSG; translated from the coding sequence ATGGCATCGCGCGCGGCGACGAACGACTTCATGGCATTGATTATAGCATCGTTGGTACTCGTGCTGTCTCCGGCGGCGGCCGCACGAGCCACAGTTCCTCAGCCATCGGCGAAGAGCGCCTTGAGTGCCGAGGAATCAATTAACCAAGCGTTATTGAACAGCGACGCCGACGCGCTCGAAACCCTGCTCGCTGACGGTTGGATCGTCGTTAGCGGCTTCGGCGGCATTGGCGAGCGCAAGGACTTCATCGCATACGTTCGAGCCGGAGACTTCACGCGCAGCAAGATGATTCTCTCGGACCCGCGCGTTCGTCTCTACGGCAACACGGCGCTCGTCACGACGCATCTGAATGCCGCAGGCCGTTCGATCAAGGAACGGAACGGACAAATCGTCAGCGACTGTTTCGACGTCAAGGAGCGGCAAACCGATGTCTTGGTTTGGAAGAACGGGAGCTGGAAATCCGTTCTGCTGCACGAGACCGTGATCCCGGGGACGCTGCGCCGTACCGTGATCCCCGGCCGCACGGCCCGCTGCACCGTGGCTCCTGGCGGTAGCCTTCAACGTTCCGGCTGA